The following nucleotide sequence is from Salvia splendens isolate huo1 chromosome 2, SspV2, whole genome shotgun sequence.
TACTATTCCAGTGGGCTTCACGATGGAATGATCAACCAATTGTAGAGCAATGTCGATGGGTTCCATCCTCTCCTCTAATCTAATTGCTCTAGCAGTTTTCAAAGCCATAAGTGAGATCCCCGATCCTTGATCtaataggcattttgtgaagaCTGTATTCCCGATCTCACAAGGAATCACACAACTACCGGGATCCCTCTTCTTTATTGGCATCATTCCCGATATCAGTTGtgagcaattcatgctcaaagcCACTATCCTGTCGTCTTGAAGTTTCTCCTTATTTGCCATCATGTCTTTGAAGAACTTGGAGAACTTGGGAAAGTTCGTAAAGAGGTCCACTAACGAGACATCCACATTCACTTTCCGGATCACGTTCATCATCCACTCAAAGCTTTTCTCTTTTGGAGCCCTCTTCTTCCTTCTGGGTGGATATGGTGGAGGAGGAATATGATCGGGGAAGTTGAACTTGCTTTTCGGATCTAATGCTGGACTTGTCAACATCTGTCTCTTTGATTCCGTTTCCACTATCTTCTTACCTTTCTCTTCTACTGAACACTTTCCACTTGCATCGGATTCTTCACCATGTTCCTTGCTGCCGgatgcagcctgttcttgaccatgttgggccccctgcaccaacgcgggacttcccttacatgcctcgtccgcccctgtgtgcgaggaatgcaagcctaacatctcatccgcccctgcgtgtgagatgccggaagtaccttggcCGTCCATTAATGGTGTCGAATCCAATTCACGACCATTTCTAAAGACCACTGCCTTACACTGTTCATTGCCTCTCGGGTTGGGTACAGTATTACTTGGGATGGTGTTAGGAATCCTCGTATGTGATGCCGTAGCTAGCTGTCCAATCTGAGTCTCAAGATTCCTCATTGTAGCATCGATCTGCCCAAACTTTTCCACCGTCTTATCTTTAAAGTTTtcattctccttttgactcttagTCATGAAAGAGAGAATCTGTCCCAATTGATCCTCTACCgatggcttcttctcataacccggaggttgagtgttgttcctccattgagtccCCGAACTGTTGCTAGGACCAGCTTGATTCCAGTTTGCTTGTTGAGGTCTCCAATTCTGTTGATTGTTGTATTGGATGCCTTGGTTGAACCCTTGTCGATTGTTACCAATGTAGTTCACATCCTCCACTGGTGGTCCTTGAAGACTTGGACATTGATGCCCACCCTGGCACAACCCACACTTCATCACTGTCACTGCTTGAGGTTGAGGAGTCAGTTGAAGAGATTTCACTGCTTTTGTCATTGACGACATTTGAGTGCTTATATCCGCCAATTGGGCTTCTATTGCTGTCACTCTTTCCGCATCTTTGGTAGCACCAAATGTATCTCCTACCTTCTCAGCTGCTCTTCTTGGATTATGCCAATTCCTTtgattattggccaacctttgAAACAAGGCTCTCACTTCATCATGTGTTAAATCATCCAAGTTCCCATTCGAGCCTGCCGTGACTAGTCTCGTACCTTCATTGTTGAGCCCCttgtagaatttcaaaaggtcatgccccggagctaAACTATGACTTGCGCATTTCCTTAGCATCTCTGTGAATCTCTTCCATGCTTCTGCAAAAGACTCATCATACTTCTGTCGGAATGAGGTGATCTCCTCACTCAACTTCTCGATCTTCATTGGGGAGTTATATTCCAAAAGGAACAATGTCTTCAGCTCTTGGAATGTTGCTATGTTGTAGCCCGGTAATGAATCATACCACCCTCTTGCTTTCTCCCTCAATGAGAACGGAAACAATGCCCTCTTAATCCGATGGTGCTCCACATTTGGAGGTCTATGAGAGTTGGTAAGCTCATAAAAGGCATTGAGGTGACTCACCGGATCTTCATCATCCCGTCTGTGGAAAAGATTTCCTCCGTTCACCAAACTAatgtagtgaggtggaatgttgaTGTTATCATTTGCATAAGCGAACTCCCCCGGGTACTCAATTCCCGATCTAAGAGTGTCGCCAAACCTTCCCACATGTGGTGGTATCTCATTGTTATTCTCTGCCATTGATTCAGTATCCGACTCTTGATCTCTTTCTGCACTTAACCCAAAGAGTGAGTTACTTCTGATTGGACTCGGATAGTCCAGAAAAATCTCAAACTCTGAACCTCTgacccttcttcttctttgataacagagtagTCCAAACGGTGGTGTACCCTGTGACCGTGTGTGCATTcactgtttttttttattatttttaaaacctgcgcaacagaaaatacaccaagcataaacacactatatttccctattaccgaaagcgagacctctcgacaacttcgaGGTAAGTTCTATAAACAGTGTGTGCTTAAgtgaaactaaaaaaaaaactaaactatcTAACCTAAACtaagagttagaaaaatgtcacctaaaaaaaatatactccttcgtcttcaagtacagacgtggtagatggctatcacctCTCAAGAACACGAAGTAAGTACCTACaagaataaaaagaaagatcaaataaaacacaaaacacaagcTTGAAGTTAAACAATCTAttgccttccccggcaacggtgccaaaacttgatgtgtaattttaggttTATTACAAAAAGATAATATAGCACTCAAGTTCAATTAATTAACCCAAATATTACCACTTCGCTGCAAGATTACAACTTCGTgtgtagtaatttaaggtgtcgatccacagggaaggaaaGATTATTTAACTCTAAAACATAGAAAACACATACTAAAGAGGATTTTAATTTGAAGATTTTGATTAAAGATCATGTAACAACAAttacaagaaattaaataagctaGACGAATGAAGAGAAGaaattgttactccaaacattCACGGATAAAACATTGATTTATTCTAATATCCAACTCTATCTTATGAATTATGGGACTATGAAATCAATTCTCGATGCTAGCACTGAACATGCTCGACAAATAATAGTTTAAGAATAGTTGAACACATATTCTATAAACTAATTTTCATTAATCTATGGATCCTACGGAAGCGCGAGACTCAAAGATCAATTACTATAAGCACAAGAAATCCATtatcaaattatcatttgaacaaATCTAATTGATAATTCATCACCACAAGGATCTATCCTAttcaaagttaaagagacatttgaTTAGGATTATGGAACTACTACTAATGATGCACCAAAAGTAATAGATTCAAACAAGGAAATTGTGATGAAGACGTTCATAAGATAAAGAAGAACATAGCATAAATCACATGAATAATTTATTCGTCTATATGTTTGGAGCAACACTAAGATTTTTAGCCAATCATAATCAAACTAGGAGCAATTACAAATGGAAAGAAAATCCTTTGAACCATGGAGCTTAGAAGAGAATGAAGCTTTGACTTGGATAATTTTCTCAATTTCTTTTCCCAAGCTCTTGACCAAAAGTACACGTCACTTTCCCTTTTGCTTATCTTCTCCAATTCTCCAAAATTCCTCCTACTGATCACTCATCTCAATTTTGATAAACTTGAATTTCTCTCCAGATCCGTCTCGATCTCTCAATTCTCCCTCTGTAAAAACATGTCTCCCCCCATTCCTTTTTTCTCAAGTCGTCCTTTTATTCTTCTCCGAACCCTCCAAAAACTGACGAGAAACTGCCTAGTTGCGTTAGAGTTgaactacccggccgggtggaattttaCAACTacaaaatcacccggccgggtgacagAAATTCGACCCTTCCTGGACTCCTTACGCCTTGCGAAtctcacccgaccgggtggatttttCGGTACAAAACTCACCCGGGCGGGTGATACGTTCTGGAGTTCTCACGCCTTGAAGAAATGACCCGGGCGGGTGGTGCGATGGCTGCTGTAAAACTTACCCGGGCGGGTGGTTGCTGCTGCTGCGAAACTGCAGCTGTTCGGAGCATTGGGTGTTCATTTCCAGCGGGATTCCGGCAAGACTCTGCCCTCCACGTTGCTGCACTCCTCTAATTGATTGTCCACAACTTATGATTCAACTTTGTGTGCTATCCTTCTCCTTTTGCAGCCAATGGAAACTTATGTGGATGATGAAGCAAAATTGACTCTTCATGGGCTTGTACAGGTACAGTGACATCAAGCTGACAGATATGGAGAAGAACCGGAAGTTAAATGACCTTCTTGATGCCTTGGATTTCAAAATTGAAGGcgtaaaaattgaatatttgatttGCATCAATAACTACATGAATGAAGTAcgaaacctactggaatgaataaTTTACTATAAGGAAATAAGCTCATcagttcttcttcttcttcttcttcttctacttcCATATCTTGTCGCAATTCCTTGAATCAAGCCGACCAACCTCGCCACATTTGACACATTTACAGTCGGGCTTGGAcatattctttatttctttctcaAGTCGTGAAACTTTCTGACTACTTCAACCCTTGGcgctatttgaatgaagtaatagaacagaaaatgaagtaataacctagtcaaatgaagtaataacccaggtgaatgaagtaataatctaactGAATGAAGTTATAGCCTAGGTGTTTGAAGTAATATATAAATCTAAATAATGACGATTTCCAGACTTTCTTCTCCACTCAAAAATGCCTCAAATCAATCGCAACGACTGAAGAAGGTGACGCTGCTCTGtagcttcttcctcttctcagCCTCTGACGGCAACTCGTCCAGCATCCCCTCCAGCCTATTCTCATAACCTCATCAATTATCTTCTTATGTACCACCTTCCCTATGCTGAACAGCAAGTGCAACACCATGTTATCTACCATCCTcttcaaaatgtaaatgaagtaaGAAACTACATGATTGAAGTACAGAAGTAAGGGAATGAAGAACATAATTATCCGAATGAAGTAAATTTGGAACAGAACTACTTGAACTAAATAGAACAACTAGCCTCAACATCGAATTTTCCTCTTTAAATGTTGTTCAATATTAGCCTGTAATACTGCATTGGGTACCATATTTAGTTAATTTTAGAGATCTTAGTTCATTTTTGAGAtctattgattattgataagtgaatgaaaaatggaaaataagTCATTATAAAAACactataataaagaaaaaataagtcATTATAAAAACACTTCAGTCTATTCTCTTTAAGCTTGCAAAAAGttttaacaaattcaaattcaaaatgtaaatgaagtaaGAAACTAAAGGACTGAAGTACAGAAGTAAGAGAATGAAGAACAGAAATATCCGAATGAAGTAACAAAACAACCAGCTTCAACATTGGTTTCTCCTCTTTTACTTGTTCTTCTCCTCCTGTATCTTGTcacaatttcttgaatcatgcCGACCAACCTCGCCACATTTTCCACATTTCCGACCAGGCTTGGACATCTCTCTCATTTCATTCTCAAGCAGGGAAAGACGTCGACCGGAACCTTTGGTTCTGACGACATCTGGCGGATGAACATCTATTTGACTAGGGACGTGTGATCCATAAAACTTCTCAATCATTAGTCTCTTTTCACTAATTGACAACACATTTCCCTCACCAAGTACTTCTTTTCTCCCTTCAGCCATAATTTGTGTAAATGTTCGACTTTTATCACCGTCTCCTTCAATAAGTCGTGCAATATTATAAAAATCTCCATGCATATCCCTATACTCCTGCTTCGTCTCATCGACAACAATAAATGTTTCAATATCATCATCAAACCCACAATGCACAGCCTTGACAAATTTAGACTTCAACCAACGTCCTCCATGTAATTCATTAgggattaatttcatttttttgtttcttaaGACCCAAAAATGTGACTGCATACAAGCCCAATCCTCCCAAACATCTTACAACTACATgcatatgaatcaaaagatgtgGAGTATGACACAGTCCAGTTCTTCGAGAACTTGTCATTGACTACATAAATCTCATTCTTACCAATGATTGACACTGTCACCAAGTGACATTGTCAACTGCTTCCTCAATCTCACTTTGAATTAGTTTGAAACCACTATCACTATATATTGTCGAAGCATGCTTCTCGATGGCTGAATTTGTTTTCAAAGTTGGAATTGTGTTAAAATCCAAGTATTCTAGCCTATTGTTGTTGCTCCTTTGGCCATCCAATGCATTGTTGTAATTCATAAGAAATTCAACAAGATTAGAACGAAACTTGGAGTACCTCTTGAAGAATATGTTCTGAGATTCAGATATTGATGTGGTCTTTATTAGTGAACTCATTGGAAAATCCCTAAAGAATGCAGACACCTGCAGTTCATTAGTTAACAAATATGCTTCAAAATAATGACAGAAATGCTTCAGCGTATAGAAAATATGTTTCCAAAGAAGGATACATACCCAAAATTTTCGTGAGGCAAACATCGAGGATAACCACTCATTGTCCTTAAGCCCATATTTTTCCATTACTTTATTCCATTCTTCATCAAATTCTTCAGGCTCTATCAACTCAGACCACACACAATTGTTTAACTCCTTTTTCAAGTCTTCATTGCCAAGTAGATTCTTTGGTAACTTTTCCATAACCTTAAACACGATGTGCCACATGCACCATCGATGTCTTGTATCAACAAGGACTCTTTCCACATCAACCTTCATTCCCAAATCCTGATCAGTAATGATCAATTTTGGTGCAGAACCCATACATTTGACAAAACGTTCAAACAACCATGAGAAGGAATCAGCGTTTTCTTTAGATAATAAGCATGCACCAAATGCTACAGGTCTCCAATGGTTGTCTTTTCCCGTGAACGGTGCAAATATCATGCAGTACCTGTATTACAATTCATCAAAAAGGAGGTTATAAATAGTTCATTCTGTAAGGTATATACTTCAGACATTAAGAGTTTTATTACATCCCAGTAAGAATTCTAAATACTTCTGCACTCACATCATTCCAGTGGACTATTAATTCATTATTGACTATTACTAGTACATTCTGTTGAGTTATTGAAAGAAACATGTGTTGAATCATGTgaaacctattggaatgaacTAAAATCCTATTTGAATTAAGTAATGAcacatttgaatgaagtaataaacctattggaataaagtaaaaatatgttcatttccaatttattacgtaagatggaatgaagtaatacacttacttgaatgaagtataaacgtactagaatgaagtaaaaatatattcattttaaatttattacgTACTGgattgaagtaataaacctattggaatgaagtaaacacctactaaaatgaagtaatacctACTGGAAATAAGTTCTTCACtggtatttttcaatttattagcaCAATATGTTATACGTCAATATTAATAGTCATTTGATTCTTTTCATttctaatagtattattcattcattatatattacttcatttaaccAAGCTATTACTTAATTCAGATAGTTCCATCACTTCATCTAttagtttgtaatttattacttcatttatttgttttctgacaatataatgatacatttatttgtttgtaatttgttacttcattccagtagttttgatacttcatttcagtggttaattacttcattacatgtggttataacttcatcaagtacgttatttagttcattacaaatataatttttcGCAAACTATGCATACAACACGGTTCAATTCATATTACTTCTTTACTTGATGTTATTACTCCATCAAGTGCattatttagttcattaaaattataattctgAACAAACTATGCATATAATACAATTATGTTCATATCACTTCATTATTTGAGGTTATAACTTTATCAAGtacgttatttagttcattacaataTTAATTCTTCGCAAAATATACACACAACGCAGTTCTCCAACTGTTCTTCTCCACTCCCCAAAATTCCTTCAATCTACAGCGACGATTTCCACCAGAAATCCTTCAAAATCAAACCGGATGACGATAAATTGTTCTTGAAGCTTCTCTAGCCCGAATCAAGCAATATATGCATTTCTTTTTGGAAAATTCTCCCAAGGAGTATCTTTATTTTGCACTGTATGCTTGCCAGTAATCTGCATCACAACTAAACAATATGAAACAAGAAGAAACACACACAAAGATTAACACAACCAATCATATAACTCAAATGTCGTGGATTTGGCAGAATTATTTTCTCACTATTATTCAATTCAGTCAAAAATATCGAGCCTCCTCGTGATGGAGATTTTCCAGTGCTAAATTGGATAAACTAATTAAGGTTGAAAGCTGCTAAAGTGGAATATGCACAGCTCAAAACAACAGCCAATTTGGCTAAAATTCAGAAACTATAAAACAAATTAGGATTCAAACAAAAGCCCCAACGTTTCAGAGAaagagatagatagatagagatagagagagcAAAATTCTTATGGAAGTAATATTCAAACAAATTTCATAATCTGCAAACAATCGAGAACCATAGATGTATAACTACATCATAGTTGTTGTTTGCCCTAAATATGTGACTTAGGTGAATGACCTAgtcaaatgaagtaataacctaataaaatgaagtaatgaCATAAccaaatgaagtaatatagaaATCTAAATAATGACGATTTCCACACTTCTTCCCCATTCTTTCTTGCCTTCAATCAGCCTTCTCCACGCTGCTCTTgcagcttcttcttcttagccatcAATGACAGCTCGTCTGACATCCTCTCCAGCCCATTCCTTATGGCCCCATGACCTTATCAATTATCTCCTTTTGCATCTCCTTATTCACAATCTTCCATGTGCTGAACCGATAATGTCGACGTTGTCGGAGTTGTTCTCTGTCAATTCCTCGATGATGTAATCTCGATTTCGTAATTGATCGATTTTCCAGCGGAGTGCTTGGAGGCAAGCAACTTGAGGGATCCGTAGGGAAGTCTCTATCTGAAAAACGAGAGGAACTCCTGATTGACAGCACCAGTGACTCCGGCGATGGCGACGGAGGGGTTGTCCTTGCAGAGAGACATGCTGAAGGCAAACGAGGAATTGGGGTAGGGGACGGTGAGAGAGAATTGTAGAGATAGAAGTGGGTTAGATTTGGGAAGGGATGAAGAACTGCATATTCCGGAAATACCTTTtaccaatttaattaaataaaaaaatcagataaggtataattattaataaccattagatgtgattaatgagtggatgagatttggtatctagttcggtctttaaaattggttcgacattgatcacaactctaagATGATAATCTCATATATAAGATAAGATTTGTATATTTTAACACACATTTAAACATATAGACCGAAATAAACGTTGCATCTCCACACGCAAGGTAACAAGACAAGAGATAAGACATTAATAATTGATGTGAGTCGGAATGAACATTAAATTTTCATTCGTGAAATAGACAATACAAGAGATAGACTGAACATCACCGACTTGGTATTACtctaatactccatctgttccattgtaatggaggcgtttcttttcggcacgtgttttaagaaaaaatgtgttaagcgagttaagtaaaagaataataaaatatgaaatgaaaaaggtagagagatgaagagaaaataaacttagagagagtaaagtaagtaagaataaatgtgttgacttttactaaaaagagaaatgactccactattatagaacgtaccaaaatgtcaaaatgactccactactatgggaCGAATGGAGGACTATATTAGAAATATTAGTAAACCCTTTGGCcctaagagcattagcagtggggagccctaagggacgccctaaagcccgccctatgcaccgccacgtcagcattttatcctcctacccttccacctgcagtggggcgccatAGAAGCCGCCCTAAAGgccgccctataggtttcactattgttttgttaattaatttaaatgttttcaaatatgtcaatgcaaaataattaaaaaataccacgATTATTTAAAAACGGCAAgtcctacattgattaaaaaaaagttttacacgagttagaaatgaaaaaaagttgactactctacaaaagtcccaacttgcggcgcagctgatcgatcatcccctggaggtattcggctttggccgggtcttgacattgcatgagggcgttgtgcgtgtccaacaacgtcctccggttggtgGCCGATGCCAACTCTGCGTAGGCAAGTGCCGCCGGGGTCGGGGTcaggatcggcgatggggggcggccgcggcttgcgaggaggatgtcACCTTcaccttccccttgttcttcgcagccttgacgccaatGGGACGTCGAGAAGACACCGGTGTG
It contains:
- the LOC121774202 gene encoding uncharacterized protein LOC121774202: MKLIPNELHGGRWLKSKFVKAVHCGFDDDIETFIVVDETKQEYRDMHGDFYNIARLIEGDGDKSRTFTQIMAEGRKEVLGEGNVLSISEKRLMIEKFYGSHVPSQIDVHPPDVVRTKGSGRRLSLLENEMREMSKPGRKCGKCGEVGRHDSRNCDKIQEEKNK
- the LOC121774210 gene encoding protein FAR1-RELATED SEQUENCE 5-like codes for the protein MYEEEEESFDTPVSSRRPIGVKAAKNKGKVKIETSLRIPQVACLQALRWKIDQLRNRDYIIEELTENNSDNVDIIGSAHGRLYCMIFAPFTGKDNHWRPVAFGACLLSKENADSFSWLFERFVKCMGSAPKLIITDQDLGMKVDVERVLVDTRHRWCMWHIVFKVMEKLPKNLLGNEDLKKELNNCVWSELIEPEEFDEEWNKVMEKYGLKDNEWLSSMFASRKFWVSAFFRDFPMSSLIKTTSISESQNIFFKRYSKFRSNLVEFLMNYNNALDGQRSNNNRLEYLDFNTIPTLKTNSAIEKHASTIYSDSGFKLIQSEIEEAVDNVTW